In Chrysoperla carnea chromosome 2, inChrCarn1.1, whole genome shotgun sequence, the following proteins share a genomic window:
- the LOC123293122 gene encoding zinc finger protein OZF-like produces MSNSAKDSLFINDEEIKMEDELHPEVEIKEEVLDENSSVENQQIQNENKRFSCKICDKEFTTEINLANHKRNHKKGKNYSCDVCEKKFAKMFDLRQHKLTHSGKKPSSCDICGKTFLHRDSLTRHKRKQHKKSLSSDAQKTSIKSERKEVPSNIPLSCDICEKMFETEFNFVSHKRFHTDESFSCNVCEKAFTHLLEHKILKIEDKPGDKTYLCDDCGKKFPTRKHLVRHKHVHKPLEKTFMCDVCGKTFSRRHYVNRHRLTHTGLKPYACDICGKSFTQKNNVNIHKRIHTREEPFSCDVCDKSFKEQRNLLVHKRIHTGEKLHACDVCDKTFPLGHLLTRHKRMHTGEKPYACETCGKCFSQSGILSKHLRMHTGEKRYKCTFCMKGFTQNRYLIQHMRIHTGDKPDYPGISGLDLANFKSGTRFN; encoded by the exons atgTCGAACAGTGCAAAAGATAGTCTGTTTATAAACgatgaagaaattaaaatggAAGATGAATTACATCCAGAAGTCGAAATTAAGGAAGAAGTATTAGACGAAAATTCTTCAGTAGAAAATcaacaaatacaaaatgaaaacaaacgcttttcatgtaaaatatgtGATAAAGAATTTACCACGGAAATCAATTTAGCTAATCATAAACGAAATcataaaaagggaaaaaattattcatgtgatgtatgtgaaaaaaaatttgcaaagatGTTTGATTTACGTCAACATAAACTTACACATTCGGGAAAAAAGCCTTcatcatgtgatatttgtggtaAAACGTTTCTTCATCGAGATAGTTTAACACGACATAAAcgaaaacaacataaaaaatcaCTTTCATCCGATGCTCAGAAAACTTCTATCAAATCTGAACGTAAAGAAGTCCCTTCGAACATTCCTCTTTCATGcgatatttgtgaaaaaatgtttgaaacggAATTTAATTTCGTTTCACATAAACGATTTCACACGGACGAGTCGTTTTCATGTAATGTTTGTGAAAAGGCCTTTACTCATTTATTagagcataaaattttgaaaatagaagATAAACC tggtgataaaacatatttatgtgATGATTGTGGTAAAAAATTTCCTACACGAAAACATTTAGTTCGACATAAACACGTTCATAAACcactagaaaaaacatttatgtgtGATGTTTGTGGGAAAACATTTTCCAGACGACATTATGTGAACAGACATAGACTCACACATACAGGATTAAAACCATAtgcatgtgatatttgtggGAAATcatttactcaaaaaaataatgtgAATATACATAAAAGAATTCATACAAGAGAggaaccattttcatgtgatgtctGTGATAAGTCATTCAAAGAGCAACGTAATTTACTtgtacataaacgaattcataccggTGAGAAATTACACGCGTGTGATGTGTGCGATAAAACATTTCCATTGGGCCATCTTTTAACTCGACACAAACGAATGCATACCGGTGAGAAACCGTACGCTTGTGAAACATGCGGTAAATGTTTCTCACAATCGGGTATTTTAAGTAAACATTTACGAATGCATACGGGAGAGAAACGTTATAAATGTACGTTTTGTATGAAAGGTTTTACACAAAATCGATATTTAATACAGCATATGCGTATTCATACTGGTGATAAACCTGATTATCCTGGTATCTCAGGTCTAGATCTGGCTAATTTTAAGAGTGGCACTAGATTTAATTGA